A region from the Phaenicophaeus curvirostris isolate KB17595 chromosome 3, BPBGC_Pcur_1.0, whole genome shotgun sequence genome encodes:
- the UQCRB gene encoding cytochrome b-c1 complex subunit 7, with protein MAARTTVAGGGRLIDKIRKWYYNAAGFNKLGLMRDDTLYEDDDVKEALKRLPEDVYNERIFRIKRALDLSLKHRILPKDQWVKYEEDKHYLEPYLKEVIRERLEREAWNKK; from the exons ATGGCGGCCAGGACGACCG TTGCAGGAGGCGGTCGCCTTATAGACAAGATTCGCAAGTGGTACTATAATGCAGCTGGATTCAACAAACTTG GATTAATGCGAGATGATACATTGTATGAAGATGATGATGTAAAAGAAGCACTGAAGAGACTTCCGGAAGATGTTTACAATGAGAGAATATTTCGCATAAAGAGAGCACTTGACTTAAGCCTGAAACATCGGATCCTTCCAAAAGACCAGTGGGTGAAGTATGAAGAG gaTAAGCATTATCTTGAACCGTACCTAAAAGAAGTAATCCGCGAAAGACTTGAAAGAGAAGCGTGGAACAAGAAATAA